In Scylla paramamosain isolate STU-SP2022 chromosome 29, ASM3559412v1, whole genome shotgun sequence, a genomic segment contains:
- the LOC135115651 gene encoding LOW QUALITY PROTEIN: piezo-type mechanosensitive ion channel component-like (The sequence of the model RefSeq protein was modified relative to this genomic sequence to represent the inferred CDS: deleted 5 bases in 5 codons), with product MAAHQLVATLIFRLMLPIVLTICAVLRFSLMSLTYLGMVMIVPLLPAPTFHTMRGEALRGTHGGGFLRVLVGLSIVNFLVQFIFQIVLLSLPPYASFLPPCEFLEKLLRHLGLVRLDQVSEVDGTRWLLPECILVVFSPGVFVACLKLTTHASPHLHLPAHDPEGDTHKNIGLRILNAVGIYLAVAVIGAAGVMVPSLLSAIYFLVFVATATYCSLNNPLGRRFGYVCRAVMVVAGVHLLCLYVYQTQWAQHYLPPASLAARLLGMTAVVGTDCQDPRSAPLATDEWSRFLNPVLLLLLYYVLSFESQFLLSNKAALLSPVGSSVKYLIRRSTIRSRSIKSRHSSASDASRSRRTSFTHQSRRRLLAETQLQEGGVVAVGSSLGSGLGFGQDSDPSWDAPVALCRSRNPSVRDSACSNNTSVRSIRSSYGPNGSLPSKLCPRAFQGGGGPGGQHRVVVVWRAVLEGTRESLRRSTPLQRLIYPLISVFQLVIRSSYIATNIVMMAWSITYHSWLTFVLLLWACVLWMIPNQRAAMLRCSPFLVIYAELLLLIQYIYCMDLTEEELPSQVEAVNLSQIGLVKYPKLPCKPLMVKVLYTTMFWLTLRQYVQEVVEVTKREMSSAAALQPFTVAVSTTTSGQPVTTLISSSEDQTSSPVMERIGQWVRGLLVKFWIWLVAIMLFIFGIQGSEVVIFRIMYMVLFLVFTITFQLSYSAWRNFLYGFWLTVIVYQMVVLVLTYTYQFDNFPQYWENYTYIPIQLQKDMGLEVYDTGRLFIKLMTPTFFVIVTIIQVHYFHKDFLELSDIEKIPDQLPTVKETSKKAATKPKPAVQSHPNLLESCTLEDIRGALEHYGTRLLGWLQEGFASALELGWRFLEIHLMKIVLGSVITLACYDVCPLHWAFVVLASVAVPCPERIQIAICRTCIFLASLLLIVRMIYQIDYIDPEEWVADCSMFNNETTKPYPLNTTADNALWVGLAKTDNLPKYLKGYIGIIVVITVQAVVGIRQQYHRKVTGLPPPPPGVLFPNVTRAVADDGVVECLKFLLNYGFYKFGVEICLMSLVAVIGTRLDVYSLFYAAWLCYFYNRERKGIARVWKGFVVFITVLLPIQYLMCVGIPPGICTDYPWAGEMDPELREWLFFPDFVKPPESYKIVTDFCLLIFAVSQQRVFEIEFADGADSYEGGSNKEIVHEDQASLVNPLPDFVTYARNSGGKKNYLDMVKVVIFFTSYWVTLAVMFLGGTNRVTLFAMGYVMGAFIFLWQGNEFYLRPLNVILRLWNFLLGYNVGVIVVKTFLQLLGCVFLRPLALNTCWLVQLLGIACVKKFGDTSDEEIVEDLKKDCAVPKSEAGLLWDGICFGFLLMQRRLFCSFYFQHLVTEMKAQTKLASRGAELIAELMQEEIAEQQAAEREMLNKIKEKMERIKASQQLIQNQQIQEPASHYEAIRSGDYYMFEDYGDYEGLAPLEIPEEPPQGDTTQGMTVSELLSSALKTDIVEAAEEARTARLSESDATSRRSSYVRRPVRRTLSGRSQVSMASRTSRTTSRSVRIHPRPRSPPAVPHSPPPLPLSSPPRRSPLASGRPPPPSTLPPLPPIPQLDGGYLADDSTAHDYSEIEPAEPQGLAPILRKIVHWAKFAWEFLESLMISATQLLNRLSKDYRYVACCLSEEKKRLKETEGFRVMPGAPPQPPQPETGWSEVPLNQNGYGGQEPLEIRVEKASEDKTDDSVDLVDIGETQEKDFKKEQPPLVKLIIAMWYAILSRSELVCYIMIFVNQIKSASVLSLPLPFLVFLWGSLSVPRPTKSFWITVIAYTEIIVVVKYLFQFDFFPWNQVALDAAFWPPRIIGIEKKNRYAVYDLALLLVVFFHRFMLKSLGLWKESSDMTPTVTAHTSPAPSPTSSSPSSTPQGTRKGEESTLSAPTSKEDEDESTLSYTKDTSLLSKDTREEESLFSKDTKGSSSLTSKDFKDISLTSTGHTRDSSLPTTLQDASLTWQEQESSLLLNVNDESLLTRASEPLPGSSPSHYLPLSEGSQTPQAESDTTYQQQLGSETADYAETWMPGQHARHSSLVSQVPGGAETTKPRTSSLVVRPEHRRHLSEGSRVSFSQRAPSLTSHCTHISQPSQSGASDSVHVTCTACNLQALRDLQKPDMEEVKENLQQLPKIAKGGAERQVNKVRGFLDRLLHQESQVSVDVYAYMFFCDFFNFFVLIFGFAAFGTQQGDGGVKAYLEDNRVPIPFLVMLILQFGLIIVDRALFLRKFILGKLIFQVVLTFGIHIWMFFILPAVTERRFNANRAPQIWYMVKCLNLLLSAYQIRCGYPTRILGNFLCKQYNYLNLFSFRLFMSVPFLFELRTLMDWIWTDTSMSIGDWVKMEDIFSHIFRLKCERRAEIEYPQARGEGKRKIIKYGMGGCALFWVIAFIWFPLVLFALSNTVGQTNPPYDVTVQITVGAYQPIFRMTAQQQSLSQFTQNDWYSFNNHYLKDREAQTFLSNYDYPDVVVGELNGNSNAIWGISPPAQKRLITELQSNHTIKLKLDWTVKRPSNSPDIASECKAKREVNLEAYKGQVRNPVREKLVRILEGELDQNPVMIPNLFPKFLKITNKGQAIYIPQLEDESEGYVDLKLTLQSAGLGNLVSRQKWWEVQENCENGYFGWLPHYSQCRFLTIYTFNDKTFPKGLSFISGGGIVGMYTTLVLVAGKMLRGYFAGSALKIMFDDLPNVDRILQLCLDIYLVRESNELELEEDLFAKLVFLFRSPETLIKWTRPPEEETPEGEEGDPQLE from the exons GACACACGGGGGCGGTTTCCTGAGGGTCCTCGTGGGGCTCAGCATAGTCAACTTCCTCGTGCAGTTTATTTTTCAGATAGTTCTTCTCTCCTTACCG CCCTACGCGTCCTTCTTGCCCCCAT GTGAGTTTCTGGAGAAGCTGCTGCGCCACTTGGGTCTTGTGAGGCTGGACCAAGTGAGCGAGGTGGACGGGACACGCTGGCTGCTTCCTGAGTGCATTCTGGTGGTCTTCTCTCCCGGGGTG TTCGTGGCGTGTCTGAAGCTCACCACGCACGCCTCC CCACACCTCCACCTGCCCGCACACGACCCGGAAGGCGACACGCACAAGAATATTGGTCTCAGAATTCTAAATGCTGTTG GCATCTATCTGGCTGTGGCGGTGATAGGGGCGGCCGGCGTCATGGTTCCTTCGCTCCTCTCCGCCATCTACTTCCTCGTCTTTGTCGCCACCGCCACCTACTGTAGTCTTAACAATCCACTGGGACGCCGTTTcgg gTACGTGTGTcgggctgtgatggtggtggcgggcgTGCATCTGCTTTGTCTCTACGTGTACCAGACGCAGTGGGCGCAACATTACCTGCCGCCCGCCTCCCTTGCAGCCAG GCTGCTGGGGATGACGGCCGTGGTGGGGACTGACTGCCAGGATCCACGCTCGGCGCCGCTTGCCACAGATGAGTGGTCCAGATTCCTCAACCCggtgctgcttctcctcctctactacgTCTTGTCATTCGAGTCGCAATTTCTTCTCTCCAATAAG GCGGCGCTGCTGTCACCCGTGGGCTCCAGTGTGAAGTACCTGATTCGCCGTAGCACCATTCGAAGCCGCTCCATCAAGTCTCGTCACTCATCTGCCTCTGATGCCTCGCGCTCACGCCGAACTTCATTCACCCACCAGTCCCGCCGCCGCCTGCTGGCCGAGACTCAA CTGCAGGAGGGGGGGGTTGTGGCAGTGGGCAGCAGCCTGGGCTCAGGTCTTGGCTTTGGCCAGGACTCAGACCCCAGCTGGGATGCCCCAGTGGCCCTGTGCCGCAGCCGCAACCCATCAGTGCGAGACTCTGCCTGCAGCAATAACACCTCAGTCCGCAGCATCAGGTCCTCCTATGGCCCCAATGGTTCCCTGCCCTCCAAACTGTGTCCCAGAGCTTTCCAG GGTGGAGGGGGACCTGGAGGGCAgcacagggtggtggtggtgtggagagCGGTGCTGGAGGGGACAAGGGAGAGCCTGAGGAGGAGCACCCCTCTTCAGAGACTCATCTACCCCCTGATCAGTGTGTTCCAGCTGGTGATTCGCTCATCATACATCGCCACCAACATTGTCATGATG gcatGGAGCATCACCTACCACAGCTGGCTCACctttgtgctgctgctgtgggcCTGTGTGCTGTGGATGATTCCTAACCAGCGTGCCGCA ATGCTGCGCTGCTCCCCCTTCCTTGTCATCTATGCTGAG CTGCTGTTGCTGATTCAGTACATCTACTGCATGGACCTGACTGAGGAGGAGCTGCCCAGTCAGGTGGAGGCTGTCAACCTCAGCCAGATTGGTCTGGTCAAGTATCCCAAGCTGCCATGTAAGCCCCTCATGGTCAAG GTCCTGTACACCACCATGTTCTGGCTCACGTTGCGGCAGTACGTGCAGGAGGTGGTCGAGGTCACCAAGCGGGAGATGTCCTCCGCAGCCGCCCTCCAGCCCTTCACTGTGGccgtcagcaccaccacctctggCCAGCCTGTCACCACCCTCATCTCCTCCAGTG AGGACCAGACGTCGTCCCCGGTGATGGAGCGCATCGGCCAGTGGGTGCGTGGACTCCTTGTCAAGTTCTGGATCTGGCTGGTGGCCATCATGCTCTTCATCTTTGGCATCCAGGGCTCCGAGGTGGTCATCTTCCGGATCATGTACATGGtgcttttccttgtcttcaccatcaccttccAA TTGTCGTACTCAGCTTGGCGTAACTTCCTGTATGGCTTCTGGCTGACGGTGATCGTGTACCAGATGGTCGTGCTGGTTCTCACCTACACCTACCAGTTCGATAACTTCCCGCAGTACTGGGAAAACTACACCTACATCCCTATTCAGCTGCAGAAGGATATGGGTTTGGAG GTGTACGACACAGGCCGCCTCTTCATCAAGCTCATGACGCCCACCTTCTTTGTCATTGTCACCATCATCCAAGTGCATTACTTCCATAAGGACTTCCTGGAACTCTCAGATATAGAGAAGAT ACCTGACCAGCTGCCCACAGTGAAAGAAACCTCCAAGAAAGCTGCCACCAAACCCAAGCCTGCAGTACAAAGCCACCCAAACCTGCTTGAGTCCTGCACACTGGAGGACATCAGAG GGGCTCTGGAACACTATGGCACACGTCTGCTGGGGTGGCTGCAGGAGGGCTTTGCCTCAGCGCTGGAGCTTGGATGGCGGTTTCTTGAGATTCACCTCATGAAAATTGTCCTTGGCTCAGTTATCACTCTTGCCTGCTATGAT GTGTGCCCTCTCCACTGGGCCTTCGTGGTGCTCGCCTCAGTGGCCGTGCCGTGTCCCGAGAGGATCCAGATTGCTATATGCAGGACTTGTATTTTTCTTGCGTCCCTTCTGCTCATTGTACGCATGATCTACCAGATTGATTACATTGACCCAGAGGAGTGGGTGGCAGACTGCTCG ATGTTCAACAATGAGACCACAAAACCATATCCTCTAAACACCACAGCAGACAACGCACTGTGGGTTGGCCTCGCCAAGACAGACAACCTGCCCAAGTACCTCAAGGGATACATAG GCATCATCGTGGTGATCACTGTGCAAGCCGTGGTGGGCATCCGGCAGCAGTACCACCGCAAGGTCACTGGCctgccccctccaccccccggCGTCCTGTTCCCCAATGTGACTCGTGCTGTGGCTGACGATGGTGTGGTGGAGTGTTTGAAGTTCCTTCTCAACTATGGCTTCTACAAGTTTGGGGTAGAG ATCTGCCTGATGAGTCTGGTGGCAGTGATTGGGACGCGCCTGGACGTGTACTCGCTCTTCTATGCCGCCTGGTTGTGTTACTTCTACAACCGGGAGCGGAAGGGAATTGCTCGGGTGTGGAAGGGATTTGTGGTGTTCATCACAGTGCTGCTGCCCATCCAGTACCTCATGTGTGTGGGCATCCCACCAGGCATCTGTACAG ACTACCCATGGGCTGGAGAGATGGACCCAGAGTTGAGGGAGTGGCTCTTCTTCCCAGACTTTGTGAAGCCACCCGAGTCTTACAAGATTGTCA CGGACTTCTGTCTCTTGATCTTTGCTGTGAGTCAACAGCGAGTCTTTGAGATAGAGTTTGCTGACGGGGCCGACTCATACGAGGGTGGCAGCAACAAGGAGATTGTGCACGAGGACCAGGCTTCCCTTGTTAATCCACTGCCAGACTTCGTTACCTATGCCAG GAATTCTGGAGGTAAAAA GAACTATTTGGACATGGTGAAGGTGgttatcttcttcacctcctacTGGGTGACCCTTGCTGTCATGTTCCTCGGTGGCACCAACCGGGTGACTCTTTTTGCCATGGGCTACGTCATGGGTGCCTTCATCTTCCTGTGGCAGGGCAATGAGTTCTACCTCAGGCCACTCAATGTCATCCTGCGCCT ATGGAACTTCCTGTTGGGGTACAATGTTGGGGTCATCGTGGTGAAGACGTTCCTGCAGCTGCTGGGTTGTGTGTTCCTGCGGCCCCTCGCCCTCAACACTTGCTGGCTTGTCCAGCTTCTAGGCATTGCCTGTGTCAAGAAATTTGGTGACACTTCTGACGAGGAGATTGTTGAAG ACTTGAAGAAGGACTGTGCCGTCCCCAAGTCTGAGGCAGGTCTTTTATGGGATGGCATCTGCTTTGGCTTCCTCCTCATGCAGCGGCGACTCTTCTGTTCATTTTATTTCCAACACCTGGTGACAGAGATGAAGGCACAGACCAAGCTTGCTTCCAG AGGTGCTGAGCTGATCGCTGAGCTGATGCAGGAGGAGATAGCAGAGCAGCAGGCAGCAGAGCGGGAGATGCTCAACAAGATCAAGGAGAAGATGGAACGCATCAAGGCATCGCAGCAGCTCATACAGAACCAGCAGATCcaggagccagccagccactacGAAG CAATACGGTCTGGCGACTACTACATGTTTGAAGATTATGGAGACTATGAGGGACTTGCACCCCTGGAGATACCTGAGGAGCCGCCACAAGGGGACACCACACAGGGAATGACGGTTTCAGAG CTGCTGAGTTCTGCGCTGAAGACAGACATCGTGGAAGCGGCTGAGGAGGCTCGGACCGCCCGCCTCTCAGAGTCTGACGCCACTTCACGCCGCTCATCTTATGTGAGGCGGCCGGTTCGACGCACCCTGTCTGGCCGCTCACAGGTGTCCATG GCATCCCGGACTTCACGAACAACGTCCAGGAGTGTGCGCATTCATCCCCGTCCTCGCTCACCCCCAGCTGTTCCTCACTCACCCCCacccctgcctctctcttcacctccacgaCG GTCTCCCTTAGCATCTGGTCGGCCAcccccaccctccaccctgCCGCCCCTGCCTCCCATACCCCAGCTGGACGGTGGATACCTGGCCGATGATTCCACTGCGCATGACTACTCTGAAATTGAACCTGCTGAGCCCCAAG GTCTTGCTCCCATCCTACGGAAGATTGTTCACTGGGCCAAGTTTGCCTGGGAGTTCCTGGAATCTCTGATGATCTCAGCAACACAGCTGCTCAACCGCCTCTCTAAGGATTACCGCTATGTGGCATGCTGTCTctcagaagagaagaagaggctCAAG GAGACGGAAGGGTTTAGGGTGATGCCCGGGGcgccaccacaacctccacagCCTGAGACTGGCTGGTCAGAAGTTCCTCTCAACCAAAATGG GTATGGTGGACAGGAGCCTCTGGAGATACGAGTGGAGAAGGCAAGTGAGGACAAGACAGATGACAG TGTGGATTTGGTGGACATCGGAGAAACCCAAGAGAAAGACTTCAAGAAGGAACAGCCACCTCTCGTCAAACTTATTATTGCCATGTG GTATGCCATCCTCTCACGGTCTGAATTGGTTTGCTACATTATGATATTCGTGAACCAAATCAAATCAGCAAGTGTCCTGTCACTGCCACTGCCGTTCTTGGTGTTCCTGTGGGGCTCCCTCAGTGTACCGCGCCCCACTAAGTCCTTCTGGATCACTGTCATCGCCTACACTGAG attattgtggtggtgaagtACTTATTCCAGTTTGATTTCTTCCCCTGGAATCAAGTGGCACTTGACGCCGCCTTCTGGCCTCCACGCATCATTGgcattgagaaaaagaacagataCGCCGTGTACGACTTGGCACTGCTGCTGGTAGTGTTTTTCCACAG ATTTATGCTGAAGAGCCTTGGATTATGGAAGGAATCTTCAGACATGACCCCAACAGTTACTGCCCATACCTCCCCAGCTCCCAGCcccacatcctcctctccctcctccacacccCAGGGaacaaggaaaggggaggaatcCACCCTGTCTGCTCCAACCTccaaggaggatgaagatgagtcCACTCTGTCCTACACAAAGGACACCTCTCTGTTGTCCAAAGATACACGAGAAGAGGAGTCGCTGTTCTCCAAGGACACAAAGGGCAGCAGCTCCCTCACATCCAAGGACTTCAAGGACATTTCCCTGACATCCACTGGCCACACACGGGACAGCTCCCTGCCTACCACACTGCAGGATGCTTCCCTGACATGGCAGGAGCAGGAGAGTTCACTGCTGCTGAATGTCAATGACGAGTCCTTGCTGACCCGTGCCTCAGAGCCTCTCCCGGggtcctctccctcacactacCTGCCACTGTCTGAGGGCAGTCAGACACCCCAGGCTGAGTCTGACACAACATACCAGCAGCAATTAGGAAGTGAAACAGCAGACTATGCAGAGACTTGGATGCCAGGTCAACACGCCAGGCACTCGTCCCTGGTGTCTCAGGTGCCGGGTGGAGCAGAAACCACAAAGCCTCGCACCTCCTCCCTGGTGGTACGGCCTGAACACCGCCGCCACCTCTCAGAAGGCTCCCGCGTCTCCTTCAGCCAGCGTGCCCCGtccctcacctctcactgcACACACATCTCCCAGCCATCCCAGTCCGGCGCCTCAGACTCTGTACATGTGACCTGTACTGCCTGCAACCTCCAGGCACTGAGGGACCTCCAGAAACCTGACatggaagaagtgaaagagaactTGCAACAGCTGCCCAAGATTGCAAAGGGAGG TGCTGAGCGTCAGGTCAACAAGGTGCGAGGCTTCCTGGACAGGCTGCTTCATCAAGAGTCTCAGGTTTCAGTGGATGTCTACGCGTACATGTTCTTCTGtgacttctttaacttttttgtcCTCATCTTTGGCTTTGCAGCATTTGGG ACCCAGCAGGGGGATGGAGGCGTGAAAGCTTACCTGGAGGACAACCGAGTGCCCATTCCCTTCCTGGTGATGCTGATCCTGCAGTTTGGCCTCATCATTGTGGACCGAGCTCTGTTCCTCAGGAAGTTCATCTTAGGCAAACTAATATTTCAG GTTGTACTCACATTTGGGATACATATCTGGATGTTCTTCATTCTGCCAGCTGTAACAGAGAG GAGGTTCAATGCCAATCGGGCACCACAGATCTGGTACATGGTGAAGTGCCTCAACCTGCTCCTCTCGGCCTACCAGATCCGCTGTGGGTACCCAACCAGGATCCTTGGCAACTTCCTCTGCAAACAGTACAACTACCTCAACCTTTTCTCATTCAGACT ATTCATGAGTGTGCCATTCTTGTTTGAGCTGCGAACACTGATGGACTGGATCTGGACAGACACAAGCATGAGCATCGGTGACTGGGTGAAGATGGAAGACATCTTCTCCCACATCTTCAGGCTCAAG TGTGAGCGGCGAGCAGAAATTGAGTATCCCCAAGCACGTGGAGAGGGCAAGCGCAAAATCATCAAGTATGGCATGGGTGGCTGTGCACTGTTTTGGGTGATAGCCTTCATCTGGTTCCCCCTCGTGCTGTTTGCCCTCAGCAACACAGTGGGCCAGACCAATCCGCCTTATGATGTCACTGTCCAGATCACCGTCGGTGCCTACCAACCAATATTCCGCATGACAGCCCAGCAGCAGAGCCTCTCACA GTTCACCCAGAATGACTGGTACTCCTTCAACAACCACTACCTCAAGGACCGTGAGGCTCAGACCTTCCTGAGCAACTATGACTACCCAGACGTGGTGGTTGGAGAGCTGAATGGCAACTCCAATGCCATCTGGGGCATCTCTCCCCCAGCACAA AAACGACTGATCACTGAACTTCAGAGCAACCACACCATCAAACTTAAGCTTGACTGGACAGTAAAACGACCATCAAACAGTCCTGACATTGCTTCCGAGTGCAAGGCCAAAAGGGAGGTGAATCTTGAGGCTTACAAAG GCCAAGTGAGGAACCCTGTGAGGGAGAAGTTGGTGCGTATCCTGGAGGGGGAGCTGGACCAAAACCCAGTCATGATCCCTAACCTGTTCCCAAAGTTCCTCAAGATAACCAACAAGGGTCAGGCAATATACATTCCTCAGCTTGAAG ATGAATCTGAAGGCTATGTGGACTTGAAGCTGACCTTGCAGAGTGCAGGTCTTGGTAACTTGGTCTCAAGGCAGAAGTGGTGGGAGGTACAAGAGAACTGTGAAAACGGATATTTTGGCTGGCTGCCGCACTACAGTCAGTGCCGCTTCCTCACCATCTACACCTTTAATGACAAGACTTTCCCCAAAGGCCTAAGCTTCATCTCTGGTGGAGG CATTGTGGGGATGTACACCACACTGGTCCTGGTGGCAGGGAAGATGCTGCGAGGCTACTTTGCCGGGTCGGCCCTCAAGATCATGTTTGATGACTTGCCAAATGTTGACAGAATATTGCAG CTGTGCCTGGACATCTACCTGGTGAGGGAGAGCAACGAATTAGAGCTGGAGGAGGATCTATTTGCCAAGctggtcttcctcttccgttCACCCGAAACTCTCATCAAGTGGACACGCCCTCCAGAGGAGGAGAcacctgagggagaggaaggggatcCACAGCTGGAGTAA